The Desulfobacterales bacterium genome includes a window with the following:
- a CDS encoding phosphatidylserine decarboxylase family protein codes for MDNFSRTDSPKPVAFPIARPGYPIIFAAAFVTAILALLGLTTITLVSLGVTLFICYFFRDPDRVTPRKEGAVVSPADGRVLSVLKTVNERFFDGPCLKISIFMSVFNVHVNRIPCKGEVTNIVYHPGKFFSANLDKASEQNEHNAVFLKTEDGVQMSMVQIAGLIARRIICKLQVGDLVNRGERFGMICFGSRVDVYLPQNVEPTVSAGDKVQAGTSILGVLK; via the coding sequence ATGGATAACTTTTCCAGGACGGATTCCCCAAAACCGGTCGCATTTCCAATCGCAAGGCCGGGGTATCCGATTATATTTGCGGCGGCTTTTGTGACCGCTATATTGGCCCTTTTGGGTCTGACGACCATAACCCTCGTCAGCCTTGGGGTTACCTTGTTTATCTGCTATTTTTTCAGGGATCCGGATCGGGTGACACCCCGAAAAGAGGGCGCCGTCGTTTCGCCGGCTGACGGTCGGGTTTTATCAGTACTAAAAACGGTAAATGAGCGCTTTTTTGATGGTCCGTGTCTTAAAATTAGTATTTTCATGTCGGTGTTTAATGTTCATGTCAATCGCATACCCTGTAAAGGAGAAGTGACGAATATCGTTTACCACCCCGGCAAGTTTTTTTCAGCCAATCTGGATAAAGCCTCTGAGCAGAATGAGCATAATGCAGTCTTTCTAAAAACCGAAGACGGTGTTCAGATGAGCATGGTACAGATAGCGGGTCTGATTGCCCGGCGGATCATCTGCAAATTGCAGGTGGGGGACCTGGTGAATCGGGGAGAGCGTTTTGGCATGATATGTTTTGGCTCCCGGGTAGACGTTTACCTGCCGCAAAATGTTGAACCGACGGTTTCAGCCGGTGATAAGGTTCAAGCGGGCACATCCATTTTGGGGGTGTTGAAGTGA